From a region of the Pirellulales bacterium genome:
- a CDS encoding putative quinol monooxygenase yields the protein MYYLNVWLTVKDPANIAAVRERLAKACQLSRQEPGCERFEVYQSQADERRFLLVEWWESKAAWETHRLNKAVTEIYVPQVLPYVDREPHVCELVE from the coding sequence TACCTGAACGTCTGGCTGACGGTGAAAGACCCCGCCAACATCGCCGCCGTTCGCGAGCGGCTGGCCAAGGCTTGTCAGCTCTCCCGGCAGGAGCCGGGCTGCGAACGGTTCGAAGTCTACCAGTCGCAGGCCGACGAGCGCCGCTTTCTGCTCGTCGAATGGTGGGAGTCGAAGGCCGCCTGGGAGACGCATCGCCTGAACAAAGCAGTTACCGAGATCTACGTCCCGCAAGTCTTGCCTTACGTCGATCGCGAGCCCCACGTTTGCGAGTTGGTCGAGTAA